In Gemmatimonadaceae bacterium, a single genomic region encodes these proteins:
- a CDS encoding GNAT family N-acetyltransferase, whose protein sequence is GRGARRGDVIVRRDARGHCALRRVTALADGDVRVRPDAQHTAEEVVQRAAILAKCDLVDVGGSCSPIERRPHGALSILRAMLRAPRSVSERSSRVLYVYDFAAAPVSTPDSPVHFNELTPDEIRDRASMLVMGGESTMAPNAHDAGCVVGTLSGRNVYHVWYVRGDGARLHGLPTDWRPRGRVLFLHGGYTEPEFRARGIHSAALRWLLARERACETAHAIGVVNADNVPAQRAVESVGFRAVGRVT, encoded by the coding sequence ACGGGCGCGGTGCCAGGCGCGGTGACGTCATCGTCAGGCGCGACGCGCGGGGACACTGCGCTTTGCGGCGCGTGACAGCGTTGGCGGATGGCGACGTTCGCGTGAGGCCGGATGCGCAGCATACTGCCGAGGAAGTCGTTCAACGCGCCGCGATCCTCGCTAAGTGCGACCTCGTCGACGTTGGAGGAAGCTGCTCTCCGATCGAGCGCCGTCCTCACGGCGCTCTGTCCATTCTACGCGCGATGCTTCGCGCTCCCAGATCGGTGAGCGAGCGATCATCGCGCGTGTTATATGTCTATGACTTCGCCGCCGCGCCGGTCAGCACGCCAGATTCGCCCGTGCACTTCAACGAGCTCACGCCTGACGAAATCCGTGACCGAGCCTCGATGCTGGTGATGGGAGGCGAGTCCACCATGGCGCCTAACGCCCACGATGCAGGCTGCGTCGTGGGCACGTTGTCTGGTCGCAACGTTTACCACGTATGGTATGTCCGCGGCGACGGCGCTCGCCTGCACGGCTTGCCGACTGATTGGCGGCCGCGAGGTCGAGTGCTGTTCTTGCACGGCGGATACACCGAGCCGGAGTTTCGTGCGCGCGGAATTCATTCCGCTGCCTTACGATGGCTGCTCGCGCGCGAACGGGCGTGCGAGACCGCCCACGCGATCGGGGTTGTGAATGCTGATAACGTTCCCGCGCAACGTGCCGTGGAGTCGGTCGGGTTCCGTGCCGTCGGTCGCGTCACATGA
- a CDS encoding S24/S26 family peptidase: MTEGLSSRPRTPVLEKRSLQLSATDAARLIRDAVAAGGEMWVSGSGGSMHPTIRHLDPVLVAPVTRRVRRGDVVLVPLGPRLMLHRVVDVRGDIVLTRGDARQRNDAPVGRKEVVARALAVRQQRTVTTLVPTLRFGLVPVVRFLLCEVYRRARLLRAALRRKH; the protein is encoded by the coding sequence ATGACTGAAGGTCTGTCGTCGCGGCCGCGAACGCCCGTACTCGAGAAGCGTTCGCTACAGCTTTCCGCCACAGACGCGGCGCGGCTGATCCGTGATGCAGTTGCCGCGGGCGGCGAGATGTGGGTGAGCGGCTCCGGCGGAAGCATGCATCCCACCATTCGCCACCTCGATCCGGTGCTCGTCGCGCCTGTCACTCGCCGTGTGCGGCGCGGTGACGTGGTGCTGGTGCCCCTTGGGCCTCGCTTGATGCTGCATCGCGTGGTGGATGTTCGTGGCGACATCGTGCTGACGCGGGGCGATGCTCGCCAACGAAACGATGCGCCGGTCGGGAGAAAGGAGGTGGTTGCGCGGGCTCTGGCCGTACGCCAACAACGTACGGTGACCACCCTGGTACCCACGTTGCGATTCGGGCTCGTGCCAGTGGTGCGCTTCCTGCTCTGTGAAGTGTACCGTCGCGCCCGATTATTGCGCGCGGCGCTGAGACGCAAGCATTGA
- a CDS encoding PqqD family protein, whose product MISGFVDKTVEYRRRDNYVYRLTVGEHLLVALHAQSDEPIYALTVTGAELWERLAEWSTTDQLTDGLVAEYEVTSEAAREDVREFLDQLALLSALETRGATA is encoded by the coding sequence ATGATTTCGGGCTTCGTTGACAAGACCGTCGAGTACCGACGTCGCGATAACTATGTCTACCGCTTGACGGTAGGCGAGCACCTCCTCGTCGCTCTGCACGCTCAAAGTGATGAGCCGATTTACGCGCTGACGGTCACCGGGGCTGAGCTGTGGGAACGCCTCGCGGAGTGGTCGACGACCGATCAACTCACGGATGGGCTGGTCGCCGAATACGAGGTGACGTCGGAGGCCGCACGCGAGGACGTTCGTGAGTTCCTCGATCAGCTGGCACTGCTCAGCGCGCTCGAGACGCGCGGAGCGACTGCATGA
- a CDS encoding radical SAM protein, with the protein MTAIPKISAAVMRQRMVERARRERIPLQADIEIIATCNFKCVHCYIAPCAEREDVMSLAQAQIVFDKLQAAGTQAVLLTGGEVLTHKEFRQIYLSAKQHGFDVYINTNAYLIGERWADFLAEWPPRGLSISLYGMNPESYEKLTGIPKAYERVMRAIDLLLDRGIKFDLKCPAMTITAEELPAMQAFAKAKGILFRTDYSMIPQEKGDTGPLQFQLAPQDVMTLERRIDPDFKSFRAYAKPRVDGSTTDSVYKCGAGKTSMHINVHGGVTTCSTSRKVVGNIFEQPFDEIWATLGGKVAMKYPAGHPCASCQFSRICAGCPATVEQLTGLPTGYVQMYCKMTHQRAHELGYHPTGVPRTVTEGIPAHVVTPTRNAARMLPVLA; encoded by the coding sequence ATGACCGCGATTCCGAAGATCTCGGCCGCCGTTATGCGGCAGCGCATGGTGGAGCGGGCCCGGCGCGAGCGCATTCCGCTCCAGGCGGACATCGAGATCATCGCGACGTGCAACTTCAAGTGCGTGCACTGCTACATCGCGCCGTGCGCGGAGCGCGAGGACGTGATGTCTCTCGCGCAGGCACAGATCGTTTTCGACAAGCTGCAAGCGGCCGGGACGCAGGCGGTTCTCCTGACCGGCGGCGAGGTGTTGACCCATAAGGAATTCCGGCAGATCTACCTTTCCGCCAAGCAGCATGGCTTCGACGTCTATATCAACACGAATGCGTACCTCATCGGCGAACGATGGGCGGATTTCCTCGCCGAATGGCCGCCGAGGGGGCTGTCGATCAGTCTGTATGGAATGAATCCGGAGTCGTACGAGAAGCTCACGGGAATTCCGAAAGCGTACGAGCGTGTGATGCGCGCGATCGACCTGCTCCTCGACCGAGGGATCAAGTTCGACTTGAAATGCCCCGCCATGACGATCACGGCGGAGGAATTACCGGCGATGCAGGCCTTCGCGAAGGCGAAGGGGATTCTCTTCCGTACGGATTACTCGATGATACCCCAGGAGAAAGGGGATACCGGACCGCTGCAGTTCCAGCTCGCGCCGCAGGACGTCATGACGCTGGAGCGGCGCATCGATCCGGACTTCAAGAGCTTCCGCGCCTACGCGAAGCCGAGGGTCGACGGTTCGACGACGGATTCAGTGTACAAGTGCGGTGCCGGCAAGACGTCGATGCACATCAACGTCCATGGTGGCGTCACCACCTGCTCGACGTCCCGTAAAGTCGTCGGCAACATCTTCGAGCAGCCGTTCGATGAGATCTGGGCGACGTTAGGCGGCAAGGTCGCGATGAAGTATCCCGCCGGCCACCCGTGCGCATCGTGTCAGTTCTCGCGTATCTGCGCCGGCTGTCCGGCGACGGTGGAGCAGCTGACGGGTCTGCCAACCGGTTACGTCCAGATGTACTGCAAGATGACCCATCAGCGCGCGCACGAGCTCGGATATCACCCGACGGGCGTGCCGCGCACCGTCACCGAGGGCATTCCGGCGCACGTCGTCACGCCGACGCGGAACGCGGCACGGATGCTCCCAGTACTGGCCTGA
- a CDS encoding OmpA family protein: MLRASRYALLLTLASSAALAQTATTGQKPISTAGGDADNGLYAATLLLMGITPRAVALGEAMGAVEGDPGSMWYNAAGLARIRTNSFMVTGRQGFADSQLGGATVTFPTDIGTFAIAARGLNEGTIQQSSNYTLGPSCRAYQFNLEGGGALQLATHFMIGGSLFYAQQSLCNQGAATIGLNAGFLMPEIIWDRLALGAGVRNWGTRVTFDSLSSSPPLFGYASAAVDLLQHSNLMQTPVLFGGRSIIVDAKLVGQVNFPYKNEIFPAAGLEATVNGLIIGRVGYQWGDDNRAGLSLGAGINVGQFRLEYAFRNRQNAGAPFFSYDPIGDEHHVSATLFFGGPQSNQPVVPVIINQPIDTAAINAAVRDAVQKELAGLRPLLDSLRNARVEIQRVDTTALISRYVVPIHFDFDSAVVREGDMATLGQVAEVIRRAYPNALVTIEGFADPAGSREYNMRLSRRRAEAVKTVMVARFNLPSAQFRTIGYGEQFERQVAPGARRSDPGAEENRRVTFTIDATRHF; this comes from the coding sequence ATGTTACGCGCATCTCGTTACGCCTTGCTGCTTACACTGGCGTCGTCCGCTGCCCTTGCACAGACGGCGACGACGGGCCAGAAGCCGATTAGCACCGCTGGTGGCGACGCGGACAACGGCCTCTATGCCGCGACGCTTCTTTTGATGGGGATCACGCCTCGCGCGGTCGCGCTCGGCGAAGCCATGGGTGCCGTCGAGGGCGATCCAGGCTCGATGTGGTATAACGCCGCTGGCCTTGCACGCATCAGGACGAACTCCTTCATGGTCACCGGCCGCCAGGGCTTTGCCGACAGTCAGCTCGGTGGCGCGACCGTTACGTTCCCGACCGATATTGGAACTTTCGCCATCGCCGCGAGGGGACTGAACGAGGGCACGATCCAGCAGTCGTCGAATTACACTCTTGGTCCAAGCTGCCGCGCGTATCAGTTCAATCTGGAAGGAGGCGGTGCGCTCCAGCTCGCGACGCACTTCATGATCGGCGGGAGCTTGTTCTATGCGCAACAATCGTTATGCAATCAGGGCGCGGCGACAATCGGGTTGAACGCCGGTTTCCTGATGCCGGAGATCATCTGGGATCGGCTCGCCCTCGGCGCCGGTGTTCGCAACTGGGGAACGCGGGTGACCTTTGACTCGCTCAGCTCCAGCCCACCGTTGTTTGGCTATGCCTCGGCGGCCGTCGATCTGCTGCAGCACTCCAACCTGATGCAGACGCCCGTGCTCTTCGGAGGTCGCTCGATCATCGTCGACGCGAAGCTCGTCGGTCAGGTCAACTTCCCGTACAAGAACGAGATCTTTCCGGCCGCCGGTCTCGAGGCCACCGTGAACGGTCTGATCATCGGACGCGTCGGCTATCAATGGGGAGACGACAACCGCGCGGGTCTCTCGCTCGGTGCCGGCATCAACGTTGGTCAGTTCCGGCTCGAGTATGCCTTCCGGAACCGTCAGAACGCCGGTGCGCCGTTCTTCAGCTACGATCCCATCGGCGACGAGCACCACGTCAGCGCCACGCTGTTCTTCGGCGGGCCACAGTCCAATCAGCCGGTGGTGCCGGTGATCATCAACCAGCCGATCGACACCGCGGCGATCAATGCGGCAGTGCGCGATGCGGTGCAGAAAGAGCTCGCCGGTCTGCGCCCGTTGCTCGACAGCCTGCGGAACGCGCGCGTCGAAATTCAGCGCGTCGATACGACGGCGCTGATTTCGCGATACGTCGTTCCGATCCACTTCGATTTCGACTCGGCCGTCGTGCGAGAAGGAGATATGGCGACGCTGGGTCAGGTCGCCGAAGTAATTCGCCGTGCCTATCCGAATGCGCTCGTCACGATCGAAGGGTTCGCGGATCCCGCCGGCAGCCGTGAGTACAACATGCGGCTCTCGCGTCGCCGTGCCGAGGCAGTGAAGACGGTCATGGTAGCGCGCTTCAATCTCCCATCGGCACAGTTCCGCACGATTGGCTATGGTGAGCAATTCGAGCGACAGGTCGCGCCGGGAGCACGTCGCTCGGATCCGGGCGCCGAGGAGAATCGCCGCGTCACATTCACCATCGACGCAACGCGTCATTTCTGA
- a CDS encoding UDP-glucose/GDP-mannose dehydrogenase family protein — MQISVVGTGYVGLVVGACLAETGNTVWCADVDQGKIEALKQNVIPIYEPGLDSLVERNQKAGRLNFTTDVADSIRRSDVVFIAVGTPPDEDGSADLRHVLAVAETIGNCMKREMVIVTKSTVPVGTAAKVADCVGRSAQHPFHMCSNPEFLKEGAAVDDFMYPDRVVLGVDSDHARSVMAELYAPFVRTGKPIIFMDIASAEMTKYAANAMLATRISFMNEVANLCERVGANVDLVRKGIGSDSRIGPAFLFPGPGYGGSCFPKDVKALVRTARDNGACLRVLEAVETVNDDQKHRLFQKLQHALGEELRGSRIAVWGLAFKPQTDDMREAPALALIEDLLNAGAEVAAHDPVAMPEARRRLGGRVTFAETSYDALNAADALAIVTDWNEYRHPDFARIKSALRRAVIVDGRNLYSTSKMADLGFKYHSIGRTVPGGGVA; from the coding sequence GTGCAGATATCGGTCGTTGGGACCGGCTACGTCGGCCTCGTCGTCGGCGCGTGCCTGGCTGAAACCGGCAATACGGTCTGGTGCGCTGACGTCGATCAAGGGAAGATCGAGGCGTTGAAGCAGAACGTCATTCCGATTTACGAACCGGGCCTCGACTCGCTCGTTGAGCGAAATCAGAAGGCCGGACGGCTGAACTTCACCACCGACGTTGCCGATTCGATACGCCGCAGCGACGTCGTGTTCATCGCGGTCGGTACGCCGCCTGACGAGGACGGCTCGGCTGATCTGCGCCACGTGCTCGCCGTCGCGGAGACGATCGGCAATTGCATGAAGCGCGAGATGGTGATCGTGACGAAGTCCACCGTCCCGGTTGGCACCGCGGCAAAGGTGGCGGACTGTGTCGGACGCTCGGCGCAGCATCCCTTCCACATGTGTAGCAACCCCGAGTTCCTCAAAGAGGGCGCGGCGGTCGACGATTTCATGTATCCCGACCGCGTCGTCCTCGGCGTCGACAGCGATCATGCGCGCAGTGTGATGGCCGAGCTCTATGCGCCATTCGTGCGCACCGGAAAGCCGATCATCTTCATGGACATCGCGTCGGCCGAGATGACGAAATATGCAGCAAACGCGATGCTTGCGACGCGCATTTCATTCATGAACGAGGTCGCGAACCTGTGCGAGCGCGTTGGCGCGAACGTCGACCTCGTCCGGAAGGGCATCGGCAGCGATTCGCGGATTGGACCGGCCTTTCTATTCCCCGGTCCTGGCTATGGTGGATCGTGCTTCCCGAAGGACGTGAAAGCACTCGTTAGGACCGCGCGCGACAACGGCGCCTGCTTGCGTGTCCTCGAGGCGGTCGAGACCGTGAATGACGACCAGAAACACCGGCTCTTCCAGAAGCTGCAGCACGCGCTCGGTGAGGAGCTGCGCGGATCGCGGATCGCGGTGTGGGGTCTCGCCTTCAAACCGCAAACGGACGACATGCGCGAGGCGCCAGCGCTCGCGCTCATTGAGGATCTACTCAATGCGGGAGCGGAGGTGGCGGCGCATGATCCGGTCGCGATGCCGGAAGCTCGGCGACGACTCGGCGGCCGCGTGACGTTCGCCGAAACAAGCTACGACGCGCTCAACGCCGCCGACGCGCTCGCGATCGTCACGGACTGGAACGAATATCGGCATCCGGACTTCGCGCGGATCAAGAGTGCGTTGCGGCGGGCGGTGATCGTCGATGGCCGGAATCTCTACTCGACGAGTAAGATGGCCGATCTCGGCTTCAAGTATCACTCGATTGGCCGCACGGTGCCGGGCGGGGGCGTGGCATGA
- a CDS encoding UDP-glucuronic acid decarboxylase family protein: MRVLITGAAGFLGSHLTDRFLRDGHSVVGLDNFVTGSPDNIAHLTGNDRFQFVRHNISEYTYIAGPLDGVLHFASPASPIDYLELPIQTLKVGSLGTHNALGIAKAKKARFFLASTSEVYGDPLEHPQKESYWGNVNPIGPRGVYDEAKRFSEAITMAYHRYHGLDTRIVRIFNTYGPRMRPRDGRVVSNFIVQALNGEDLTIYGDGSQTRSFCYVDDEVEGIYRLFMNGDSNPTNIGNPTEFTVRQLAEMVVELTKSSATIIAEPLPQDDPKVRKPDITRARTMLGWEPKVPLRDGLVRTIEYFRGLIGTERMKPRVPLATRSHVGSVA; this comes from the coding sequence ATGAGAGTCCTCATAACTGGTGCGGCTGGCTTTCTCGGATCCCATCTCACCGATCGCTTTCTGCGCGACGGCCACTCGGTCGTCGGACTCGACAATTTCGTCACCGGTAGCCCCGATAACATCGCGCACCTGACGGGAAACGATCGCTTTCAGTTCGTACGACACAACATTTCCGAGTACACGTATATCGCCGGCCCCCTCGATGGGGTGCTTCATTTTGCTTCGCCGGCGAGCCCCATCGATTATCTCGAGCTGCCCATTCAAACACTGAAGGTTGGGTCGCTCGGCACGCACAACGCGCTCGGTATCGCGAAGGCAAAGAAGGCGAGATTCTTCCTTGCGTCGACGTCGGAAGTCTATGGCGACCCGCTGGAGCATCCGCAGAAGGAGAGCTACTGGGGCAATGTGAATCCCATCGGTCCTCGCGGCGTGTACGACGAGGCGAAGCGCTTTTCCGAGGCGATCACGATGGCCTACCATCGGTATCACGGCCTCGACACGCGCATCGTGCGCATCTTCAACACCTATGGGCCGCGAATGCGTCCACGCGATGGACGCGTCGTGTCGAACTTCATCGTGCAGGCACTCAACGGCGAGGACCTGACGATTTACGGCGACGGCTCGCAGACGCGCAGCTTTTGTTACGTCGACGACGAGGTTGAGGGCATCTACCGGCTGTTCATGAACGGTGATTCGAATCCGACGAACATCGGCAATCCGACAGAGTTCACCGTGCGTCAGCTCGCCGAGATGGTCGTCGAGCTCACGAAGTCGTCAGCGACCATTATCGCCGAGCCGCTCCCCCAGGACGATCCCAAAGTGCGAAAGCCCGACATCACGCGCGCACGCACGATGTTGGGCTGGGAGCCGAAGGTCCCATTGCGAGACGGACTCGTTAGAACCATCGAATACTTCCGCGGCTTGATCGGCACCGAACGCATGAAGCCTCGGGTCCCATTGGCCACACGAAGCCATGTTGGAAGCGTCGCCTAA
- a CDS encoding tetratricopeptide repeat protein codes for MLEASPNLLSLAKERFAVRDYHGAALLLTSLTQEGPAFADALNLLGLSLAMVDRATDAVGAFDQALRVNPRYVEAYLNRAVVLNHLGREIEAQTSMARAAELGAADESGYPAVVANKLANAHLSLGHDYRAAGSIECSIEQYRRALELRPHFNDIRLALGRALVEYGRFEEAGAVLDEVLHDRPSWLDAMLLRGLAAYLQGDLDAAGTIWTEASMRHPEEPRLEIYRSMLLRRRQELGNA; via the coding sequence ATGTTGGAAGCGTCGCCTAACCTGCTTTCGCTCGCAAAGGAGCGATTCGCCGTGCGTGACTATCACGGCGCAGCACTTCTTTTGACTTCGCTGACGCAGGAGGGTCCGGCGTTCGCGGACGCTCTGAATCTGCTTGGCCTTTCGTTGGCGATGGTAGATCGCGCCACCGACGCCGTCGGCGCCTTCGATCAGGCGCTCCGCGTGAATCCGCGTTACGTGGAGGCCTATCTGAATCGGGCCGTCGTACTCAATCACCTCGGCAGGGAAATCGAAGCCCAGACCTCGATGGCGCGCGCCGCGGAGCTCGGAGCGGCGGACGAAAGCGGTTACCCGGCGGTGGTGGCTAACAAGCTCGCGAACGCGCACCTCTCACTTGGTCACGACTACCGGGCGGCGGGTTCGATTGAGTGTTCGATCGAGCAGTATCGTCGAGCGCTCGAGCTCAGGCCCCATTTCAACGACATCCGGCTCGCCCTGGGACGGGCGCTAGTCGAGTATGGTCGCTTCGAGGAGGCGGGCGCCGTTCTTGATGAAGTGTTGCATGACCGGCCTTCGTGGCTCGACGCCATGCTACTCCGGGGGTTGGCCGCTTATCTTCAGGGCGATCTTGACGCAGCGGGAACGATCTGGACTGAAGCCTCCATGCGGCATCCGGAGGAGCCGCGGCTGGAGATCTATCGAAGCATGCTCCTGCGTCGCCGCCAGGAACTCGGCAATGCCTGA
- the bamD gene encoding outer membrane protein assembly factor BamD, with protein sequence MVERLWRYTAAVLFLIVAVACHPDFVLKNYNTNAALFQAGLRQFEQHKWDNAIAAFEKLTLDLPARDSLLPRSYWYLATAHERQGEHLLAAQSYSKLVESFPDDSLSDDAALEAARSYWKMWRKPALDPTYGETALATYNTLLGLYPTSPLVPVATKELAELENWFAIKNYETGLFYFRRKAFDSAILYFKDVLQRWPDSPTARPTSMKLVEAYKAIRYREDASDLCTQLRKKYANDSGVRDVCTGIPDAPIQPTTSAVP encoded by the coding sequence ATGGTCGAACGCCTTTGGAGATACACAGCGGCAGTCTTGTTCTTGATCGTCGCCGTTGCGTGTCATCCTGATTTTGTGCTCAAGAACTACAACACGAACGCGGCGCTATTCCAGGCGGGCCTGCGGCAGTTCGAGCAACACAAGTGGGACAATGCGATCGCGGCCTTCGAGAAGCTCACGCTCGATCTGCCCGCTCGTGATTCACTCCTGCCGCGCTCGTACTGGTATCTCGCGACGGCGCATGAAAGGCAGGGCGAGCACCTTCTCGCCGCGCAGAGCTACTCGAAGCTCGTCGAGAGCTTCCCGGACGACAGTCTCTCCGACGACGCGGCGCTCGAGGCCGCTCGGAGTTACTGGAAGATGTGGCGCAAGCCGGCGCTCGATCCGACGTACGGCGAGACGGCACTCGCGACGTACAACACGTTGTTGGGGCTGTATCCCACGTCGCCTCTCGTGCCCGTCGCCACGAAGGAGCTCGCTGAGCTCGAGAACTGGTTCGCGATCAAGAACTATGAAACGGGCTTGTTCTATTTTCGCCGAAAGGCGTTCGACTCCGCGATCCTCTACTTCAAGGACGTCCTGCAGCGATGGCCGGACTCTCCTACGGCGCGACCGACGTCGATGAAGCTCGTCGAAGCCTATAAGGCGATTCGGTATCGTGAGGACGCCTCGGACCTCTGCACGCAGCTGCGGAAGAAATACGCGAACGACTCCGGCGTTAGGGACGTCTGCACTGGCATTCCAGACGCTCCGATACAGCCGACGACCTCCGCTGTGCCCTGA
- the nadD gene encoding nicotinate (nicotinamide) nucleotide adenylyltransferase: protein MRLGIFGGSFDPPHIGHLLVATDAFESLSLDKLFFVPAAVQPLKMGVASAAAHQRLAMVRLLVGADPRFAVDSVEIDRAGLSYTVDTLETFAQRFPKAERFFLIGEDAMAAFGAWRDPQRILKLSKLAILRRRAAESEGTSGHGQGGASVDPTSSLPAGTIALPTRLVDVSSTEIRERIRQGKSVRGFVPESVAAFIETERLYR from the coding sequence GTGCGGCTCGGGATCTTCGGCGGCAGCTTCGATCCTCCGCACATCGGCCACCTCCTCGTGGCCACCGACGCCTTCGAGTCGTTGTCCCTCGACAAGCTCTTCTTCGTTCCTGCGGCCGTTCAACCGCTCAAGATGGGTGTGGCGTCGGCGGCGGCACATCAGCGACTGGCGATGGTACGATTGCTTGTCGGAGCCGACCCGCGCTTCGCCGTGGATTCGGTCGAAATCGACCGAGCCGGTTTATCTTACACAGTCGACACACTGGAGACATTCGCCCAACGGTTCCCCAAAGCCGAGCGGTTTTTCCTCATCGGTGAGGATGCGATGGCGGCTTTTGGAGCGTGGCGTGACCCACAGCGGATCCTGAAGCTTTCGAAGCTGGCGATTCTGCGACGTCGGGCCGCCGAGTCGGAGGGAACGAGCGGTCACGGGCAGGGAGGCGCGTCGGTCGATCCGACATCGAGTCTACCAGCCGGAACCATCGCCCTGCCGACGCGTCTGGTAGACGTGTCATCGACCGAGATTCGCGAGCGGATTCGCCAGGGCAAGTCGGTTCGAGGCTTCGTGCCGGAATCCGTCGCCGCATTCATCGAAACAGAGCGGTTGTACAGATAG